A single Thermaerobacter sp. FW80 DNA region contains:
- a CDS encoding glycosyltransferase, producing MMHKMPTVSVLMTVFNGERYLAEALESLRNQTFRDFEVVIVDDGSTDRSREIIRYYIERDKRFRVIYAQRVGRAAALNLGLRQCRGCFVAVNDADDISVNNRLAVQVEFLRRNPNVVLVGGWAEVIDENGRILGRRCPPEGGWRIKSLLSLGNPIVHSTVMYRRDVLSLIGGFDETLSCAIDYDAIERCMRYGPVSCLPVIVARHRRHMGQYFRGNISARTRFRTAAKTAVRIAWNHAIWMLPLSIMVYVGAFAPLSSPFMRIAQLIHTRMVHGRHA from the coding sequence ATGATGCACAAGATGCCCACTGTGAGTGTACTCATGACTGTTTTTAATGGCGAAAGGTATTTGGCGGAGGCCCTTGAGTCGTTGAGGAATCAGACCTTTCGTGACTTTGAAGTGGTAATCGTCGACGATGGATCGACGGACCGGTCCAGAGAAATCATCCGGTACTATATCGAAAGGGACAAACGTTTCAGGGTGATATACGCTCAGCGCGTGGGGCGGGCCGCTGCGTTGAATCTGGGGCTGCGACAGTGTCGTGGGTGTTTTGTTGCCGTTAACGACGCGGATGACATATCTGTGAACAATCGCCTCGCAGTGCAGGTGGAGTTTTTGCGTAGAAATCCCAATGTTGTACTGGTAGGTGGATGGGCTGAAGTGATTGACGAAAATGGACGTATTCTTGGAAGACGGTGTCCACCGGAAGGGGGTTGGCGGATTAAGAGCTTGCTTTCACTGGGCAATCCTATTGTTCACTCCACAGTAATGTATCGACGGGATGTATTGTCATTGATTGGTGGTTTTGATGAGACGTTAAGCTGTGCAATTGATTACGACGCCATCGAGCGGTGTATGCGATACGGGCCAGTGTCATGTTTGCCTGTAATCGTAGCGCGGCACCGTCGCCACATGGGTCAATACTTCCGCGGCAATATTTCTGCACGAACGCGTTTTCGGACAGCGGCTAAGACTGCTGTTCGAATTGCGTGGAATCATGCCATATGGATGCTGCCGTTGTCCATCATGGTATATGTTGGGGCCTTCGCACCCTTGAGTTCTCCGTTCATGCGTATTGCGCAGTTGATTCATACACGTATGGTACACGGACGGCACGCATGA
- a CDS encoding glycosyltransferase family 2 protein, producing the protein MGRTVRILSVLIATRNRPEALRYCLSSVARQARPPGWSVEVVVLDDAPEISAREVAESLSESLPIRYVRTDARLGVTGARNRLAEVSQGSILVVLDDDAAFVDSDALVQVVKALDRDNSIGLIAFCIYDDPGGTLHVPFSRKAIRRNPNIVSEEGYVSYFNGGGYAVRRAALNAVGLYDADMKYGCEELDLAFRLIESGWTILYNPRVKVQHRVATSSYSREWKAFYALRNHLWVGRRYLPLPYRVMYLVSWILYMGSELMIRYRRPDMVWAAIKEGICAPQPRRILSRRAVKYLKMHYGRLWW; encoded by the coding sequence ATGGGTCGAACGGTAAGGATATTGTCGGTGTTAATCGCTACGAGGAATCGTCCCGAGGCGCTAAGGTACTGTCTTTCTAGTGTTGCTCGGCAGGCACGTCCGCCAGGTTGGAGTGTAGAGGTAGTGGTACTAGATGACGCGCCGGAAATTAGTGCTCGTGAGGTCGCTGAAAGTTTGTCGGAGAGCTTACCGATACGATATGTGCGTACGGATGCTCGTTTGGGCGTTACTGGGGCTCGTAATCGTCTGGCTGAGGTATCGCAAGGCTCTATATTGGTCGTGCTAGACGATGACGCAGCATTTGTCGATAGTGATGCGCTCGTTCAGGTTGTTAAGGCGCTTGACCGCGATAACTCTATTGGTCTTATTGCGTTTTGCATTTACGACGATCCTGGTGGCACGTTACACGTACCGTTTTCGAGGAAAGCGATACGGCGGAATCCGAATATCGTTAGTGAGGAAGGGTATGTTTCCTATTTCAACGGTGGAGGTTATGCCGTTCGGCGTGCAGCTTTGAATGCTGTCGGTTTGTACGATGCGGACATGAAGTATGGATGCGAAGAGTTGGACTTAGCATTTCGGCTAATCGAAAGCGGATGGACTATCCTTTATAATCCTAGAGTCAAGGTTCAGCATCGCGTGGCCACGAGCAGCTATTCAAGAGAATGGAAAGCATTCTATGCCTTGCGTAATCATCTGTGGGTTGGTAGAAGGTACCTACCGCTTCCTTATAGAGTAATGTACCTGGTATCATGGATACTCTATATGGGTTCCGAATTGATGATTCGGTACCGACGACCAGACATGGTTTGGGCAGCAATTAAAGAGGGGATTTGTGCGCCGCAGCCCAGGCGTATTCTGTCTAGAAGGGCAGTGAAATACCTAAAGATGCATTATGGAAGGTTGTGGTGGTAA